The following is a genomic window from candidate division WOR-3 bacterium.
CTTGCCATTCTCACCGGTCTCTACTTTCTATTTCTTGCCCTTCGAATCGTCTAACCTTTACCTTTACACATTTTAAAAACGGCTTATAATTATTTGATGCCAGAACAGCCGCTTGCCCCATTAGCCGACCGGATGCGGCCACAAAGCCTTGATGAAATCGTGGGGCAGGGGCACCTTTTGTCCAAAGACAGGCCCTTTCGCAAGATGCTCGAGCGTGGGGAACTGCACTCAATGATATTCTGGGGCCCGCCTGGTTCGGGCAAAACCACCCTTGCCTTGACAATCGCCCGGCACACCCAGGCTGACTTCATTTCCATTTCTGCTGTCACCGCCGGTGTTGCCGACATCCGCAATGCGGTGAAAAGGGCAAAGGAGAACACCCTGTTTAAGAGACGGACCATCCTCTTTGTTGACGAGATTCACCGCTTCAACAAGGCGCAGCAGGATGCGCTCCTTCCCTATGTTGAATCCGGTCTCTTGGTTTTAATTGGTGCCACTACTGAAAACCCTTCATTTGAGGTTATCGCCCCGCTCCTTTCCCGCACCCGCGTCTATGTGTTAAATCAACTCTCGCCCGAGGATTTAAAACTCCTTATGCAGCGGGCGCTTAATTCCAAAGATGGTCTGGCAGAACTCAAACCTGAGGTTGGAGGAGATGTTTTGGACTATTTCACCATTATTGCCCAAGGAGATGCCCGTGTTGCCCTGACCGCACTGGAACTGGCGGTCATCTCAACCGAACCGGACGAAAGCGGCAAAAGAAGGGTTACCCTGGAACTGGCACAGGATGTTGTCCAGCGCAAGTTCCTCCTTTATGACAAGGGTGGCGAAGAGCACTACAACCTCATTTCCGCTCTGCACAAATCCTTAAGAGACTCTGACCCGGATGCGGCGCTCTACTGGCTGGCGAGGATGCTGGAGGCGGGTGAAGACCCGTTATACATCGCCCGGCGTCTGGTCCGCTTTGCCTCTGAAGACATCGGTATGGCAAACCCCAACGCCCTCGTGATTGCCAATGCTGCCAAGGATGCGGTCCATTTTGTCGGCATGCCCGAAGCCAACACCGCACTTGCCCAGGCGGTCATCTACCTTGCCCTTGCTCCGAAATCCA
Proteins encoded in this region:
- a CDS encoding replication-associated recombination protein A; this translates as MPEQPLAPLADRMRPQSLDEIVGQGHLLSKDRPFRKMLERGELHSMIFWGPPGSGKTTLALTIARHTQADFISISAVTAGVADIRNAVKRAKENTLFKRRTILFVDEIHRFNKAQQDALLPYVESGLLVLIGATTENPSFEVIAPLLSRTRVYVLNQLSPEDLKLLMQRALNSKDGLAELKPEVGGDVLDYFTIIAQGDARVALTALELAVISTEPDESGKRRVTLELAQDVVQRKFLLYDKGGEEHYNLISALHKSLRDSDPDAALYWLARMLEAGEDPLYIARRLVRFASEDIGMANPNALVIANAAKDAVHFVGMPEANTALAQAVIYLALAPKSNAVYKAYTLAKQDALNSLTEPVPLHLRNPVTPLMENLGYGKGYKYAHDFPDAKVEQEHFPESLKGRKYYFPSDRGFEAELKKRHRHPRND